From Camelina sativa cultivar DH55 chromosome 20, Cs, whole genome shotgun sequence, the proteins below share one genomic window:
- the LOC104771717 gene encoding protein ROOT HAIR DEFECTIVE 3 homolog 2, giving the protein MGENDDGCSTQLIDGDGEFNVKGLDNFVKKTKLSDCGLSYAVVAIMGPQSSGKSTLLNHLFKTNFREMDAFAGRSQTTKGIWMARCLGIEPFTLAMDLEGTDGRERGEDDTTFEKQSALFALAVADIVLINMWCHDIGREQASNKPLLKTVFQVMMRLFSPRKTTLLFVIRDKTRTPLEKLEPLLREDIQKIWDLVRKPEAHKNTPLSEFFNVKVVALSSYEEKEEKFKEEVAELRQRFFNSISPGGLAGDRRGVVPASGFSFSSQQIWKVIKENRDLDLPAHKVMVATVRCEEIANEKLRDFATDESWLELQEAVEGGLVPGFGKKLSSILKKYFSEYDAEAIYFEEGVRKEKRIQLKLKALDFVYSAYATMLGHLRSNALESFKIRLEQSLNQGEGFAKAVRDSQQSCLLVFDKGCEDAAVEQATWDASKIKEKLCRDIDSHTSSAQDAKLSELIANYEKRLSQALSEPVESLFEAGGKDTWPSIRKLLKRETETAVTDFLDVVTGFELNHARIDTMVQNLRDYSQSLVEKKAREEAAKILIRMKDRFSTVFSHDKDSMPRVWTGKEDIRAITKDARAEALSLLSVMAAIRLDERSDDIESTLFSSLMDGTVSVASSHNRSVGTSTDPLASSSWEEVPPKNILLTPVQCKSLWKQFKSETEYTVTQAISAQEAHKRNNNWLPPAWAIVLMIVLGFNEFMMLLKNPLYLLGFFVAFLLSKALWVQLDIPGEFQHGALAGVLSITSKFLPTVMNLLRKLAEEAQGKTTQEAPEYSASQSYRQQSPSHSISSTISESVASNVSASAGDDAEYSSPAQLRRRNTNDVQESEISQM; this is encoded by the exons ATGGGGGAAAACGATGATGGTTGCTCGACTCAGCTAATCGATGGGGATGGTGAATTTAACGTCAAGGGTTTGGATAATTTcgtgaagaagacgaagctttCTGATTGTGGTCTTTCTTATGCTGTTGTTGCAATCATGGGTCCTCAGAGTAGTG GGAAGAGTACACTTTTGAATCATCTTTTTAAAACCAATTTTAGGGAAATGGATGCTTTTGCTGGAAG GAGTCAAACTACCAAAGGTATTTGGATGGCTAGGTGTCTGGGTATTGAGCCTTTCACACTTGCCATGGATTTGGAGGGTACCGATGGGAGAGAAAGAGGCGAG GATGACACTACATTTGAGAAACAAAGTGCCCTGTTCGCTCTAGCTGTTGCCGACATTGTACTGATAAACAT GTGGTGCCATGACATTGGAAGGGAACAGGCTTCAAACAAACCATTACTGAAGACTGTTTTCCAG GTCATGATGCGATTGTTTAGCCCTCGGAAAACAACTCTTCTTTTTGTCATACGTGATAAAACAAGG ACTCCGCTAGAGAAGCTTGAACCTCTTTTAAGGGAAGATATTCAGAAG ATATGGGATTTAGTTCGCAAGCCTGAAGCCCACAAGAATACACCACTTAGTGAATTCTTCAAT GTAAAGGTTGTTGCATTATCCAGctatgaagagaaagaagaaaagttcAAGGAAGAG GTTGCTGAGTTGAGGCAGAGATTTTTCAATTCCATTTCACCTGGGGGACTTGCTGGTGATAGACGTGGTGTCGTTCCTGCTTCAGGATTTTCTTTCAGCTCCCAGCAGATTTGGAAAGTTATAAAAGAGAATAGAGACTTGGACCTTCCTGCTCACAAG GTGATGGTTGCCACTGTTCGGTGTGAAGAGATAGCTAATGAGAAGCTGCGCGACTTCGCAACCGATGAG AGCTGGTTGGAGTTGCAAGAAGCCGTAGAAGGTGGCTTAGTTCCTGGTTTTGGCAAAAAACTTAGCTCTATCCTTAAAAAATACTTCTCAGA ATACGACGCAGAGGCAATATACTTCGAGGAAGGAGTACGTAAAGAAAAGCGTATACAGCTAAAACTGAAAGCTTTGGAT tTCGTGTACTCTGCTTATGCTACCATGTTGGGCCATCTACGGTCCAATGCACTGGAATCCTTTAAGATCCGTTTAGAACAGTCTCTAAATCAAGGAGAAGGATTCGCAAAAGCTGTGCGGGACTCTCAACAGTCTTGTCTGCTTGTTTTTGACAAAGGATGTGAAG ATGCTGCGGTTGAACAAGCAACTTGGGATGCatcaaaaatcaaagagaaactttGTCGTGACATCGATTCTCACACTTCTTCTGCTCAGGATGCTAAACTGTCTGAATTAATTGCCAACTATGAG AAACGGCTATCTCAAGCACTTAGTGAACCCGTCGAGTCTTTGTTCGAAGCTGGCGGAAAGGATACATGGCCTTCCATAAGGAAGCTTCTCAAACGCGAGACTGAAACAGCTGTTACAGATTTTCTGGATGTGGTTACTGGTTTTGAGCTAAATCACGCTAGAATTGATACTATGGTTCAAAATCTAAGGGACTATTCTCAGAGCTTAGTGGAGAAAAAGGCAAGAGAAGAAGCGGCTAAAATTCTAATCCGAATGAAAGATAG ATTCTCAACAGTCTTCAGTCATGACAAAGACTCAATGCCACGGGTCTGGACTGGAAAAGAGGATATTAGAGCAATCACAAAAGATGCTCGTGCAGAG GCTTTAAGTCTTTTATCTGTGATGGCTGCAATACGTTTGGATGAAAGATCAGACGATATTGAGAgtactcttttctcttctctcatgGATGGAACTGTTTCTGTTGCATCTTCTCACAACAGAAGCGTAGGAACTTCAACGGATCCACTTGCATCTAGCTCTTGGGAAGAG GTTCCTCCAAAAAATATACTACTGACGCCAGTACAGTGTAAGTCACTGTGGAAACAGTTTAAATCTGAGACAGAGTATACTGTAACGCAAGCTATTTCGGCACAG GAGGCTCACAAGCGAAATAACAACTGGCTTCCTCCAGCTTGGGCGATTGTGTTAATGATTGTCCTTGGTTTCAATGAATTCATGATGCTTTTGAA GAATCCTTTGTATCTCTTGGGTTTCTTTGTGGCGTTTTTACTCTCCAAAGCCTTATGGGTGCAGCTTGACATTCCGGGGGAATTTCAACACGGCGCA CTTGCTGGAGTACTCTCTATCACGTCAAAGTTTCTTCCAACTGTTATGAATCTCCTAAGAAAGCTCGCGGAAGAAGCGCAAGGAAAAACAACTCAGGAAGCACCAGAATACTCAGCTTCCCAAAGCTACCGTCAGCAATCTCCATCACATTCCATCTCAAGCACAATATCTGAATCCGTGGCATCAAACGTATCAGCATCTGCTGGTGATGATGCAGAATACTCAAGCCCGGCACAGCTTCGGCGACGAAACACCAACGATGTACAAGAATCTGAGATCTCTCAAATGTAA